Proteins from a single region of Theobroma cacao cultivar B97-61/B2 chromosome 10, Criollo_cocoa_genome_V2, whole genome shotgun sequence:
- the LOC18586336 gene encoding uncharacterized protein LOC18586336 isoform X2, whose product MHRGKGKKKSLTNSSLRVLDPEELFETLNFHDGDNGDSQSELKEANDLPSESLAASRIGECVVRRSFAWDSAFFTNAGVLDSEELSMVNKGYKKSETQNHILPGIEEEFWKSADSNCTIDSDYSLASLEFDLFDDMRASMHKSIKAYNLVNSSCNLQSQRGRQNPHSSKRLDTTKFQIKPLPAFRRQTVSMHGVAKIANEATNPPRAKHATQCGEQNTSSSLKPSKTFSQANPLTAAATKRASLGANHLKMEKKIRKAASGQIMSKKPCFGDSCSVIPSLTLSPEPASSLLRIASRDFGRSECTQSTPIAKSPNSLRRKNDLAACDSSSRTPCRSLTRSKNKLLDSTHPTHLPSTLNSFTSLSSSVGCWSAESSTSGNYVSSNSSTSVDIAFRRGVSAASQGSHTKNRSCDRPFVRNERKKTRLAYQDVNGVSKGSSPLPPAVSREIKPSGLRMPSPKIGFFDVENFSALTPNGGLKFHSGMQSTSKTRSGLHHPNGNSNRGRVGKFQPPRTSTRTSNMNERKMGSQQIGDQTSKGIKPCCSVQLEGEKACQEFTLSGTMTSSFATSFMAGTDSSCECSSGNGLKTDGLGSYSKEITGPDSQGHANQIVKSSPNQNEAASGHPLENQLHSDDKENLFSFENEVDVLSKQIEAIDFRGDLVIEF is encoded by the exons ATGCACCGTggaaaagggaagaagaaaagccTGACCAATTCGAGTCTAA GAGTTTTGGATCCTGAAGAGTTGTTTGAGACATTGAATTTTCATGATGGAGACAATGGAGATTCTCAATCCGAGCTCAAGGAAGCAAATGATTTACCTTCTGAGTCCTTGGCGGCAAGTAGAATTGGTGAGTGTGTTGTCCGAAGAAGTTTTGCTTGGGATAGTGCCTTTTTTACTAATGCAG GGGTATTGGATTCGGAAGAGTTGTCTATGGTTAACAAAGGATATAAGAAGTCCGAAACACAAAATCATATACTTCCTGgaattgaagaagaattttggaAGTCTGCTGACTCAAACTGTACAATAGATAGTGATTACTCCTTGGCAAGTCTTGAGTTTGATCTTTTTGATGATATGAGAGCATCCATGCACAAATCAATCAAAGCATACAATTTGGTAAATTCAAGTTGCAACCTCCAAAGCCAAAGAGGCAGACAAAATCCCCATT CTTCAAAAAGGCTGGATACTACAAAATTTCAGATTAAACCCTTGCCAGCTTTCAGAAGGCAAACTGTTAGCATGCATGGAGTGGCAAAGATAGCAAACGAAGCTACCAATCCCCCACGAGCAAAG CATGCTACTCAATGTGGAGAACAGAATACTTCATCTTCTCTTAAGCCGTCGAAGACATTCAGCCAGGCCAACCCTCTAACAGCTGCTGCAACCAAAAGAGCATCTTTGGGTGCAAACCActtgaaaatggaaaaaaaaatcagaaaagcTGCATCTG GACAAATTATGTCAAAGAAACCTTGTTTTGGTGACTCATGTAGTGTTATTCCCAGTTTAACACTATCTCCAGAACCAGCTTCTTCACTTTTGCGCATTGCCTCCAGAGATTTTGGACGATCTGAGTGCACTCAGTCTACTCCAATTGCTAAATCTCCAAATTCGCTGAGAAGAAAGAATGATTTGGCTGCTTGTGATTCAAGCTCTAGGACTCCTTGTAGATCCTTAACTAGAAGCAAAAACAAACTGTTGGATTCTACTCATCCTACTCATTTACCATCCACACTGAACTCTTTCACTTCACTTTCTAGCTCTGTTGGTTGCTGGTCTGCTGAATCATCAACTTCTGGGAATTATGTATCTAGCAATTCTTCAACAAGCGTGGATATTGCTTTCAGAAGAGGGGTTTCTGCTGCTTCTCAAGGATCACATACCAAGAATCGATCTTGTGATCGACCCTTTGTTcgaaatgaaaggaaaaaaacaaggTTGGCATATCAAGATGTTAATGGAGTCTCAAAGGGAAGTAGTCCTTTACCTCCAGCTGtttcaagagaaataaaaCCTTCTGGCCTTCGAATGCCATCGCCAAAGATTGGATTTTTTGATGTG GAAAATTTTAGTGCATTAACCCCAAATGGAGGTCTAAAGTTTCATTCTGGTATGCAAAGTACTTCTAAAACTAGAAGTGGCCTGCATCATCCTAATGGCAATTCAAATAGAGGCAGAGTTGGTAAATTTCAGCCACCAAGAACATCAACAAGGACTAGCAATATGAATGAGAGAAAGATGGGTTCTCAACAAATTGGAGACCAAACCTCCAAGGGTATCAAGCCTTGTTGTTCTGTCCAGCTTGAAGGAGAAAAAGCATGTCAAGAATTTACATTATCTGGGACCATGACAAGCTCTTTTGCCACAAGTTTCATGGCCGGGACTGATTCATCCTGTGAGTGCAGTAGTGGAAATGGCTTGAAAACTGATGGTCTGGGATCTTATTCAAAAGAAATCACTGGACCTGACAGCCAGGGACATGCCAACCAAATTGTGAAGTCATCTCCGAATCAGAATGAAGCTGCTAGTGGACACCCTTTGGAAAATCAGCTGCATTCAGAtgacaaagaaaatttatttagttttgagAATGAAGTCGATGTTCTAAGTAAGCAGATTGAAGCCATTGATTTCAGAGGGGATTTAGTTATAGAATTTTAA
- the LOC18586336 gene encoding uncharacterized protein LOC18586336 isoform X1 — translation MSSKRSVLREFQLPEASRNRKKVDIDGFRLIEAAKDAPWKREEEKPDQFESKYDLRKSLAWDSAFFTSPGVLDPEELFETLNFHDGDNGDSQSELKEANDLPSESLAASRIGECVVRRSFAWDSAFFTNAGVLDSEELSMVNKGYKKSETQNHILPGIEEEFWKSADSNCTIDSDYSLASLEFDLFDDMRASMHKSIKAYNLVNSSCNLQSQRGRQNPHSSKRLDTTKFQIKPLPAFRRQTVSMHGVAKIANEATNPPRAKHATQCGEQNTSSSLKPSKTFSQANPLTAAATKRASLGANHLKMEKKIRKAASGQIMSKKPCFGDSCSVIPSLTLSPEPASSLLRIASRDFGRSECTQSTPIAKSPNSLRRKNDLAACDSSSRTPCRSLTRSKNKLLDSTHPTHLPSTLNSFTSLSSSVGCWSAESSTSGNYVSSNSSTSVDIAFRRGVSAASQGSHTKNRSCDRPFVRNERKKTRLAYQDVNGVSKGSSPLPPAVSREIKPSGLRMPSPKIGFFDVENFSALTPNGGLKFHSGMQSTSKTRSGLHHPNGNSNRGRVGKFQPPRTSTRTSNMNERKMGSQQIGDQTSKGIKPCCSVQLEGEKACQEFTLSGTMTSSFATSFMAGTDSSCECSSGNGLKTDGLGSYSKEITGPDSQGHANQIVKSSPNQNEAASGHPLENQLHSDDKENLFSFENEVDVLSKQIEAIDFRGDLVIEF, via the exons ATGTCATCTAAAAGAAGTGTTTTGCGGGAATTTCAACTCCCTG AGGCTTCAAGGAACAGAAAGAAGGTTGATATTGATGGATTTAGGCTAATTGAGGCAGCAAAAGATGCACCGTggaaaagggaagaagaaaagccTGACCAATTCGAGTCTAAGTATGATTTGCGCAAGAGTTTGGCTTGGGATAGTGCCTTTTTCACAAGTCCAG GAGTTTTGGATCCTGAAGAGTTGTTTGAGACATTGAATTTTCATGATGGAGACAATGGAGATTCTCAATCCGAGCTCAAGGAAGCAAATGATTTACCTTCTGAGTCCTTGGCGGCAAGTAGAATTGGTGAGTGTGTTGTCCGAAGAAGTTTTGCTTGGGATAGTGCCTTTTTTACTAATGCAG GGGTATTGGATTCGGAAGAGTTGTCTATGGTTAACAAAGGATATAAGAAGTCCGAAACACAAAATCATATACTTCCTGgaattgaagaagaattttggaAGTCTGCTGACTCAAACTGTACAATAGATAGTGATTACTCCTTGGCAAGTCTTGAGTTTGATCTTTTTGATGATATGAGAGCATCCATGCACAAATCAATCAAAGCATACAATTTGGTAAATTCAAGTTGCAACCTCCAAAGCCAAAGAGGCAGACAAAATCCCCATT CTTCAAAAAGGCTGGATACTACAAAATTTCAGATTAAACCCTTGCCAGCTTTCAGAAGGCAAACTGTTAGCATGCATGGAGTGGCAAAGATAGCAAACGAAGCTACCAATCCCCCACGAGCAAAG CATGCTACTCAATGTGGAGAACAGAATACTTCATCTTCTCTTAAGCCGTCGAAGACATTCAGCCAGGCCAACCCTCTAACAGCTGCTGCAACCAAAAGAGCATCTTTGGGTGCAAACCActtgaaaatggaaaaaaaaatcagaaaagcTGCATCTG GACAAATTATGTCAAAGAAACCTTGTTTTGGTGACTCATGTAGTGTTATTCCCAGTTTAACACTATCTCCAGAACCAGCTTCTTCACTTTTGCGCATTGCCTCCAGAGATTTTGGACGATCTGAGTGCACTCAGTCTACTCCAATTGCTAAATCTCCAAATTCGCTGAGAAGAAAGAATGATTTGGCTGCTTGTGATTCAAGCTCTAGGACTCCTTGTAGATCCTTAACTAGAAGCAAAAACAAACTGTTGGATTCTACTCATCCTACTCATTTACCATCCACACTGAACTCTTTCACTTCACTTTCTAGCTCTGTTGGTTGCTGGTCTGCTGAATCATCAACTTCTGGGAATTATGTATCTAGCAATTCTTCAACAAGCGTGGATATTGCTTTCAGAAGAGGGGTTTCTGCTGCTTCTCAAGGATCACATACCAAGAATCGATCTTGTGATCGACCCTTTGTTcgaaatgaaaggaaaaaaacaaggTTGGCATATCAAGATGTTAATGGAGTCTCAAAGGGAAGTAGTCCTTTACCTCCAGCTGtttcaagagaaataaaaCCTTCTGGCCTTCGAATGCCATCGCCAAAGATTGGATTTTTTGATGTG GAAAATTTTAGTGCATTAACCCCAAATGGAGGTCTAAAGTTTCATTCTGGTATGCAAAGTACTTCTAAAACTAGAAGTGGCCTGCATCATCCTAATGGCAATTCAAATAGAGGCAGAGTTGGTAAATTTCAGCCACCAAGAACATCAACAAGGACTAGCAATATGAATGAGAGAAAGATGGGTTCTCAACAAATTGGAGACCAAACCTCCAAGGGTATCAAGCCTTGTTGTTCTGTCCAGCTTGAAGGAGAAAAAGCATGTCAAGAATTTACATTATCTGGGACCATGACAAGCTCTTTTGCCACAAGTTTCATGGCCGGGACTGATTCATCCTGTGAGTGCAGTAGTGGAAATGGCTTGAAAACTGATGGTCTGGGATCTTATTCAAAAGAAATCACTGGACCTGACAGCCAGGGACATGCCAACCAAATTGTGAAGTCATCTCCGAATCAGAATGAAGCTGCTAGTGGACACCCTTTGGAAAATCAGCTGCATTCAGAtgacaaagaaaatttatttagttttgagAATGAAGTCGATGTTCTAAGTAAGCAGATTGAAGCCATTGATTTCAGAGGGGATTTAGTTATAGAATTTTAA